In the Anastrepha obliqua isolate idAnaObli1 chromosome 1, idAnaObli1_1.0, whole genome shotgun sequence genome, one interval contains:
- the LOC129235961 gene encoding uncharacterized protein LOC129235961, with amino-acid sequence MIWRFSYKTRSSVKYPDIPSVSKPIPHDPVSCPIPTSPTEYRVDDATQESSSFSNMADSDYNPDDDEIHLINNDDLCDLVRDLALTKGQAELLGSRLKEFNLLSPGTRTSQFRHRHKELVQNF; translated from the exons ATGATATGGC GTTTCTCATACAAGACTCGTTCATCTGTGAAGTATCCAGATATTCCCTCGGTTTCAAAACCAATTCCACATGATCCAGTCAGTTGTCCAATACCAACATCACCTACAGAATACAGAGTCGATGATGCAACACAAGAAAGTTCGTCTTTCAGCAACATGGCAGACTCTGACTACAATcctgatgatgatgaaattCATTTGATTAATAATGATGATCTTTGCGACCTTGTACGGGACCTGGCACTAACAAAAGGTCAAGCTGAACTGCTAGGTTCACGTCTGAAAGAGTTTAATTTGCTATCACCAGGTACAAGAACTTCACAATTTCGACATAGACACAAAGAACTCGTGCAGAACTTTTAA